One genomic window of Coffea eugenioides isolate CCC68of chromosome 1, Ceug_1.0, whole genome shotgun sequence includes the following:
- the LOC113768726 gene encoding RHOMBOID-like protein 8 produces the protein MASVTKDQISIDIKPPLSSAALAPLPPPPPPPPPPPPPPQLEEHKNMEQQQPGFWVDLTAEELPKEQSERVPFPLFRHIRQGRENTWVISLIVILHFIVFVATISVNNCRHVSHHRCAFQFLGRFSFQPLSENPFLGPSASTLNKMGALQETLLTERHQLWRLFTSPWLHAGVFHLIVNLFSVIYVGVHLVQEFGPVRVGSIYLISAVTGSLLGALFIQHRPSVTSSGALFGLLGMMLSGLMRNWKVYTKKLAALLALSVIISINLLLGLIPYVDNFANFGGFLSGFLVGFVLLFKPLVGKAAHNKAGLFEFDVKQAVRVRNKLDKPLLRIIALVFFSILVAGLTIGVLHGMDANQYCRPCQYLDCVPSKWWSCSNRPMHCEMQSIVSTEQLTITCSRNGNFRIFPSIEFSEERLQDLCYLICS, from the exons ATGGCTTCAGTAACCAAAGATCAAATCTCCATAGATATCAAACCGCCATTGTCATCAGCGGCATTAGCCCCCCTTCCTCCGCCGCCCCCGCCGCCACCACCTCCACCGCCACCGCCGCAGCTGGAGGAGCACAAGAATATGGAGCAGCAGCAGCCCGGATTTTGGGTAGATTTAACAGCGGAAGAGTTGCCTAAAGAACAGAGTGAAAGAGTGCCCTTTCCACTCTTCAGACACATCAGGCAAGGGAGAGAGAACACTTGGGTGATTTCTCTTATTGTGATTCTCCACTTCATTGTCTTTGTGGCCACCATTTCTGTCAATAACTGTAGGCACGTGTCTCACCATCGATGCGCTTTCCAGTTTCTTGGAAGATTCTCCTTTCAGCCCCTCTCTGAGAACCCTTTTCTTGGCCCTTCCGCCTCTAC ACTGAATAAAATGGGGGCTCTTCAAGAGACTCTTCTAACAGAACGTCATCAATTATGGCGTCTTTTTACAAGCCCATGGCTGCATGCAGGAGTTTTCCATCTTATTGTGAACCTCTTTAGTGTCATCTATGTTGGAGTTCATTTAGTGCAAGAATTTGGACCAG tGAGGGTTGGAAGTATCTATCTGATCTCAGCTGTAACTGGTAGTTTGCTTGGTGCTCTTTTTATCCAACATAGACCTTCAGTTACTTCCTCTGGAGCACTATTTGGGCTCCTTGGAATGATGTTATCTGGGCTTATGAGAAACTGGAAAGTTTATACCAAAAAG CTTGCAGCTCTTCTGGCACTCTCTGTTATCATCTCTATTAATCTACTCCTTGGGCTTATTCCATACGTTGACAACTTTGCTAATTTTGGAGGATTCTTATCTGGGTTTCTTGTTGGCTTTGTGCTTCTTTTCAAACCTCTAGTTGGGAAAGCAGCTCATAACAAAGCTGGTTTATTTGAATTTGATGTTAAACAAGCTGTTAGAGTGAGGAACAAATTGGACAAGCCTCTTCTGAGAATCATTGCTCTAGTTTTCTTTAGCATTTT AGTTGCAGGACTTACCATTGGAGTTCTTCACGGCATGGATGCAAACCAATACTGTAGGCCGTGCCAATATTTAGATTGTGTTCCTTCCAAATGGTGGAGCTGCAGCAACAGACCAATGCATTGTGAG ATGCAGAGCATAGTAAGCACAGAGCAACTCACAATCACCTGTTCAAGAAATGGCAATTTCAGAATTTTCCCATCCATCGAATTCTCAGAAGAAAGGCTGCAGGATCTTTGCTATCTTATATGCTCTTAG